One window from the genome of Garra rufa chromosome 1, GarRuf1.0, whole genome shotgun sequence encodes:
- the LOC141331361 gene encoding interferon-induced very large GTPase 1-like, producing MCLILDRLHLEVKHRNKLRTTDVLQLTAHSLHSHESCDKEELIETFIQKLLMMNYRARYINVKANQQQHAQQRHNESEDQGDVFEDILKDMSLSNKGTVQSDLIHSMDIQMAVFHCADGFLKQLMVTKLSQCQYALPLLVPDPVTQQIEFPLWTFRQINKSWKMRNTNDEIISQTQPIYKAETPMVSFFRFGSVSSSKSQLMNSLINEKHNTFFHRNCPGSSRTRVLMDGVVEIAWYYPSGTNDDKFTDCVAFCNLHGDAGDHEKQLQILTEMASVNVVLLPRLDRNDKHAAKIQNLYSNRKPLICLFTEDESAVTEIRKEKFKIGLKNRSYADVSEELRRVINDCLSESSSTFRLEDVSKHSDIRVDEEDDDDCRRGREAAQQMMSLLEKKDLREIKNSFLPHQGKLWHQWCQMNKELHRPRADETELEIIKKQSEIKKIRQQQHDSDISKFMKVFINEIQSDTANKKIYFLKWFEILMDEYISADLSAIHNKYDQKWSLLESLKENYDKSEQLITEQTELERISEELQAAAFSLQHIMREIGQIYESCSSVNKNKKDLQVHFSSLPSLAAEMMISGFPLELMDGDAAHVPVIWISAVLDQLIQKLGDQRLFVLSALGLQSSGKSTMLNAMFGLQFAVSAGRCTRGAFMQLVKVSDEMKTQMNFDYILVVDTEGLNALELAGRSTRHHDNELATFVVGLANLTLINIFGENPAEMQDILQIVVQAFMRMKQVKLNPSCVFVHQNVSDVTAVEQLKEGRRRLQEKLDEMTKIAAKEEVYDAEYFSDVIAFDARNDVKYFAHLWEGNLPMAPPNPKYCENIQELKKTIMSHARKSDKMMLTDLKSCIKDLWEALLNERFIFSFRNSLEISAYRKLETKYSKWSWSLRSAMMEIENKLHNKIENETIHEVEEAYLQRELKTTSEEVKKLMSEFFDKDRDKDILIHWKTSFEIKIQYVQENIVRETKRKLNEILQQLDLKKKIDAQRTLHENTLYEKSKELALKLKDEANDEETLKKEFDLYWEQYVKKIITDTPEIKHIDILMDLKRLLGDIHQGHFSLDHRKESSEDNIFNVKFSEYVIIKRSTKKRIRDAVMDLGQTANTSFGHAQTLSPEDKDKIRSLVTDVAQKIDSMIQSFNISKMGYNISYIQQITDYIKKRVTEHQEGSVKYVFKNEFFMKLTLSICERANKIITDQHRLFREANDPVLYLERKREEYYSIFQKYCHGAASAAIFGAIICQKLKEPIEQSVYKKTAIDLAGEMRTNCESLNGNRSNLEKHILKTLAEEEDFDKYMDYINYPRDHFKSFIRDEVSRYTTDNFSVSVLPKMKENIKLLQKKIMKAAHESTEHVQVNRGDAGLWLKSFTQQLSDELIFSEKDLSGVKHDDVDDFNLLEDVIRQELPSIMSDISSSFSTNTFLLKLDHKFRPDELLIDHFCQCCWVQCPFCKAICTNTIENHSGDHSVSFHRVIGLNGIYYFNTENLCTQMCTSAVASSTLYFFPDESRKVLYREYRTAGEEYAKWSITPDLSELPYWKWFVCRFQKHLEKHYSKKFAGQGKIPDEWRNYSKQGALESLDKYI from the coding sequence ATGTGTCTTATATTAGACAGACTTCATCTTGAAGTCAAGCACCGCAATAAACTGAGAACTACAGATGTTCTACAGTTAACTGCGCATTCATTACATTCACATGAGTCTTGTGATAAGGAGGAGCTGATTGAGACTTTCATACAAAAACTACTGATGATGAACTACAGAGCAAGATACATTAATGTTAAGGCCAATCAACAGCAGCACGCACAACAAAGACACAAtgaatctgaagatcagggtgatgtttttgaagatattttaaaagaTATGTCTCTATCAAACAAAGGAACAGTCCAATCTGACCTCATTCACTCGATGGACATTCAGATGGCTGTGTTTCATTGTGCTGATGGTTTCTtgaagcagctgatggtgactaAACTGTCCCAGTGTCAGTACGCTCTGCCTCTGCTTGTTCCTGATCCAGTCACACAACAGATTGAGTTTCCTCTCTGGACATTCAGACAAATCAACAAGAGCTGGAAGATGAGAAACACCAACGATGAAATCATCAGTCAAACCCAGCCGATCTACAAGGCAGAAACTCCAATGGTGTCTTTCTTCAGGTTTGGCTCTGTGTCTTCATCCAAGTCTCAGCTGATGAACAGTCTGATCAATGAGAAACACAACACGTTCTTCCACAGGAACTGCCCAGGCAGCAGCAGAACCAGAGTCCTGATGGATGGAGTGGTGGAGATTGCCTGGTATTACCCCTCTGGAACAAATGATGATAAATTCACTGACTGTGTTGCATTCTGTAATCTACACGGTGATGCAGGAGACCATGAGAAACAGCTGCAGATCCTCACTGAAATGGCCTCAGTCAATGTTGTTCTTCTACCACGACTGGACAGGAATGACAAACATGCAGCAAAGATACAAAACCTGTACAGCAACAGAAAGCCTCTCATTTGTCTATTTACTGAGGATGAATCTGCTGTTACTGAGATAAGGAAAGAGAAATTCAAAATTGGTCTGAAAAACAGAAGTTATGCAGATGTATCTGAAGAACTCAGAAGAGTTATAAATGATTGTCTCTCAGAATCATCTTCCACTTTCAGACTTGAAGATGTGTCCAAACACTCAGACATTAGAGTAGATGAGGAAGATGACGATGACTGCAGAAGAGGAAGAGAAGCAGCACAGCAGATGATGAGTTTGCTGGAGAAGAAAGACCTAAGAGAAATAAAAAACTCATTTCTGCCTCATCAGGGGAAACTGTGGCATCAGTGGTGTCAGATGAACAAAGAACTACATCGACCTCGAGCAGATGAGACAGAATtggaaataattaaaaaacaatcaGAAATTAAGAAAATCCGCCAACAGCAGCATGACTCTGACATCAGCAAGTTCATGAAAGTCTTTATTAATGAAATTCAATCAGATactgcaaataaaaaaatatattttctaaaatgGTTTGAAATACTCATGGATGAATATATCTCTGCTGACCTTTCTGCTATACATAACAAATATGACCAAAAGTGGTCACTACTTGAAAGCCTGAAAGAGAATTATGATAAATCTGAGCAACTGATAACTGAACAAACTGAACTGGAGAGAATATCCGAGGAACTTCAAGCTGCAGCCTTTAGTTTGCAGCACATCATGAGGGAGATCGGTCAGATCTATGAATCATGTTCATCTGTGAACAAGAACAAGAAAGACCTGCAGGTTCACTTCTCTTCACTCCCGAGTCTTGCAGCAGAGATGATGATCTCTGGATTTCCACTGGAGCTGATGGATGGAGATGCTGCTCATGTTCCTGTGATCTGGATCTCTGCTGTTCTGGATCAACTCATCCAGAAACTGGGAGACCAGAGACTTTTTGTGCTGTCAGCTTTAGGACTTCAGAGCTCTGGGAAATCCACCATGCTGAATGCCATGTTTGGGCTCCAGTTTGCTGTCAGTGCTGGCAGGTGCACCAGAGGAGCTTTCATGCAGCTGGTCAAAGTGTCAGATGAGATGAAAACACAGATGAACTTTGACTATATTCTGGTTGTTGATACTGAAGGTCTAAATGCtctagaactggctggaagatcAACAAGACATCATGACAATGAATTGGCCACATTTGTTGTTGGTCTTGCAAATCTGACATTGATCAACATCTTTGGAGAAAATCCTGCTGAGATGCAAGACATACTTCAGATTGTTGTTCAGGCCTTCATGAGAATGAAGCAGGTCAAACTAAATCCaagctgtgtgtttgtgcatcAGAACGTTTCAGATGTCACAGCTGTAGAACAACTTAAGGAGGGAAGGAGACGACTGCAGGAGAAATTAGATGAGATGACAAAAATCGCTGCTAAAGAGGAAGTTTATGATGCAGAATATTTCAGCGATGTTATTGCATTTGATGCACGGAATGATGTGAAGTATTTTGCTCATCTCTGGGAGGGAAACCTACCAATGGCCCCACCAAACCCAAAGTACTGTGAGAATATTCAGGAACTAAAGAAAACGATTATGTCTCATGCAAGAAAATCTGATAAAATGATGCTGACAGACTTAAAAAGTTGTATTAAAGATCTCTGGGAGGCTTTACTAAATGAACGATTCATCTTCAGCTTCAGAAATTCTTTGGAGATTTCAGCCTACAGGAAACTGGagacaaaatacagcaaatggtCCTGGAGTCTTCGCAGTGCCATGATGGAAATTGAGAACAAACTACACAACAAAATAGAAAACGAAACAATTCATGAGGTTGAAGAAGCTTATCTTCAAAGAGAACTGAAGACAACTAGTGAAGAAGTGAAAAAATTAATGTCAGAGTTCTTTGACAAAGACAGAGACAAAGATATACTGATTCACTGGAAAACATCATTTGAAATCAAAATCCAATATGTGCAGGAAAATATTGTAAGAGAAACAAAGAGAAAATTAAATGAGATTCTTCAACAGCTAGACTTAAAGAAAAAGATTGATGCTCAGAGGACACTTCATGAAAATACTCTCTATGAAAAGAGCAAAGAACTTGCCTTAAAACTCAAAGATGAAGCAAATGATGAAGAAACACTGAAGAAAGAGTTTGATTTGTACTGGGAACAGTATGTAAAGAAGATCATCACAGACACTCCTGAAATTAAACACATTGACATACTGATGGATTTAAAAAGGCTTCTTGGTGACATACATCAAGGACATTTCTCTCTAGACCACAGAAAAGAGAGCAGTGAAGACAATATTTTCAATGTGAAATTCTCTGAATATGTTATTATCAAAAGGTCAACAAAAAAACGCATTAGAGATGCTGTAATGGATTTAGGCCAAACAGCAAACACATCATTTGGACATGCTCAAACTTTGTCTCCAGAAGATAAAGACAAAATAAGATCATTAGTCACAGATGTTGCTCAAAAAATAGACTCAATGATTCAGTCGTTTAACATTTCAAAGATGGGCTACAACATCAGCTACATCCAACAGATCACAGATTACATCAAGAAGAGAGTAACAGAACATCAGGAAGGATCAGTAAAATATGTGTTCAAGAATGAATTCTTCATGAAATTGACTCTTTCCATCTGTGAGAGAGCAAACAAGATTATCACTGACCAACACAGATTGTTCAGAGAAGCCAATGATCCTGTTCTCTAtttggagagaaagagagaggagtACTATAGTATTTTCCAGAAATACTGTCATGGAGCTGCTTCAGCTGCCATATTTGGAGCGATCATCTGTCAGAAACTTAAAGAGCCCATTGAGCAGAGTGTGTACAAGAAGACTGCCATAGATCTGGCAGGTGAAATGAGAACAAACTGTGAATCACTGAATGGAAACCGATCAAATCTGGAGAAACACATCCTGAAGACACTGGCAGAAGAGGAGGATTTTGACAAATACATGGACTACATTAATTATCCCAGAGATCACTTCAAGAGTTTCATCAGAGATGAAGTCAGTCGGTACACCACTGATAATTTCAGTGTCAGTGTTTTACCCAAGATGAAGGAGAACATTAAACTCCTGCAGAAGAAGATCATGAAAGCAGCTCATGAATCTACTGAACATGTTCAAGTGAACAGAGGTGATGCTGGTTTGTGGTTGAAGAGTTTCACACAGCAGCTCTCAGATGAGCTGATCTTCTCTGAAAAAGACCTCAGTGGAGTCAAACATGATGATGTTGATGATTTCAACCTCCTAGAAGATGTGATAAGACAAGAACTTCCTTCTATAATGTCTGACATCAGCAGCAGTTTCAGCACAAATACTTTTCTACTAAAGCTGGACCATAAGTTCAGGCCAGATGAGCTTCTGATTGATCACTTCTGTCAGTGCTGTTGGGTTCAGTGTCCGTTCTGTAAAGCCATCTGCACTAACACCATAGAAAACCATTCTGGAGATCACAGTGTTTCATTTCATCGTGTTATTGGACTAAATGGAATATATTACTTCAATACAGAAAACCTGTGTACCCAAATGTGCACATCAGCAGTAGCAAGCAGCACTCTTTATTTTTTCCCTGATGAATCACGTAAAGTCCTCTATAGAGAATACAGAACAGCAGGTGAAGAATATGCGAAATGGAGCATCACTCCTGATCTCTCTGAACTGCCCTACTGGAAATGGTTTGTGTGCAGATTCCAGAAGCATCTGGAAAAACACTACAGTAAAAAATTTGCAGGACAGGGTAAGATCCCAGATGAATGGAGAAACTACTCTAAGCAGGGTGCTTTAGAGAGTTtggat